A segment of the Diachasmimorpha longicaudata isolate KC_UGA_2023 chromosome 5, iyDiaLong2, whole genome shotgun sequence genome:
ATTCCAGTTCGGCTTCCCCCGTTTATTATTTCATACACTCGTCCCCTTCATCCCTCTACCGCTCTCCCTCCCCGCCCGCTAAAACTTGAAAGCTCGATGGTCCAGATTTAACAGAGTGCCTCAATGGGACACAGATCGACCACCAAGAATCGAGCAACGGTGGGTGTGTCCACCTCATAAAACCCCTCACCGATTTCCCCCCACCAACCCCCTCATATATCTTTAAACCCAAGCACAGCTTGGCAACCGACAGTTGGCGCTGCAAGAGAATAAAAAGactaaaatacaataaaataaaagtccCTCCATAGACTCTGGCGAATGACCGTGGaccgaaaagaaaaaaaaaatggtgaactGTCAGGCATGTGCGGGTAAAGTGCGGATGAACGGCGATCGTGCGAGTCGAGTGTACGATTAACTCAAGCCACCccattcccatttttttcatcgagcTACACACGCGACCTGCACCACCCGGCCttccagccaaaaaaaaaaaaattactggacaCCAGCGCAATTCACTGGCAACGCTCGAGAGCTCGTAAATAAAACTGAGAAGGCTATACCGATCCTCGAATTGTGATATACCATCGAGTGCGTTAGCGCGTGTTGCCaatatccaataaaaaaagatCCTGAGCCCTCGCGGAAATGTCaggaaaaataggaaataatTTCGGAGCCGATGAAAAAACGATAATCATGATCATGGAGATATCTTGGAGATCGTGAGGGAATCACTTTCAAAATCTCCAGTTGAAATCGTCGGGCTCTTGAACTGAGGGGACGTGAAAGTATAACGAGAGCGGAGAAGCCGTGAGAGGAACGTCCACTTGCTCCAGAGCACCCCGAGGGAATCCTCTGAAAAATGCcaggaaaaatgtaaaaagagTTCTCCCGAGTTCGAGAGAGCCATCGGGTTGAATtcaaatcataaaaatcttgATAGAGAGGTGAAGCTCTTTGTGCACTGCTTGACATGCTGTCTCGATCGGATTATACTTCTGATACTTGATCCAGCGTGTACCAAGTATTTCAAATAGAATATTCAGTCGAGGGTGGGTTTTTGTTGTATCAATAGACGAGACCCTCGGAGCTTGTTATTGCAAGGATAGAGGTGGATGGGAGTGGAGAACGGTGGGACAGTTTTCTTTGAGATTGGGAATGCAGATTGATTccggaaaaattgcaaatgcTGTTTTTACGGAAACTATGGTGAGTGGCTTCTAGGACTGAAAGTGGAATAACAAGTGTGtgaaggagaagaaaaaactactgggaatttttatgaaaatggaTCACGTTCATGTCAGAGCAAAGTCGATGGCGAGAAGTAACTCGACTAAAATGGCGTGTGAAAAAGCTACGAAACGACTGAGAGGAACTTTGTGTAAAGCGACGCGTCTCGGTGTCTCAAGTGCTGAGGTTGCTGGATTGCCCTCGACCAAACGACTCATACCACAGAGGCTGGATCATGGCTGGAGATTGGCTGTATTCATGGTGCTCATGTTTGGGGGTGGAGTTGTTGTGGCCCTTGTGTGTATGGCGAAAAATGGATGCACGAGGATGGAAGATATCGTGAGTATTTCATgttcattattcatttgttAGAAATTAAATGTCATTCATGgcgtattatttttattattttttctgatcGTGTGTCgctttaattataattttcgcgGGGAGGGGCggtaaatggatttttttcgcaGTCCAGAGTAAGACCGTCATGATACTGCAGGTAACGAAGAGAGGATAGGCAGGTGGGAAGGCGGCTgacttgattaaaaaaatgttaatgagtGTCCGAATTTCTCGGAAAAATTTCGTTATAAATTCGCGACTGAAACAATTTCCATTGGCAAAATCGCATTTAGTTCTCAATGCATAATCCCTCTCGTTCCGTAATAACGtcatttgttaaataattgCAAAAACGATGGGAAATTTGAATAATGTTATTGGCCTTGTTAATTGATTCGCAGCACGTAGAGGCCATAGCTTCATTCACttatctatttttatttttgcccCTTGAAATTACTGAGCGTTTTCCTTTATGCCACAGATGTGTAGTATGATAATGTTGGGAGGGTCGTCTGAAAAATGAAGAGTGAAAAAAGTGGCATGTTTGTTTCATTTTGAGGGGACGGAAACGGAATTTTAAGGGATCGTGAGAGGAATGCCTGAGATTGCATGCAATGTACAGggaaagaaacaaaaaattttgtccAATTACTTGCAATTGAATGGGGAGAATGAGTAGATGGAAGGATATCCATAAGGGTATGGAATCCATACGCATAAATTAAGCAGTGAGAGttaaaaatgcaaaatgataaaattatggATTTATTGTGCATCAAAAATCCTGATTTATTCTACGAGAGTTTTTCCAcacaataaacaataaaatgcgCTCTCTAAAAAGGGTCTAGGGTGAGGATCCTGCCAGGATCCGTACGGACACTGAGAAGGAAAAtaagatttttcaaatactCATTTCCTTAgcaaagtatttattttttcgaaactATATTTTTTCCGCGAGATATtcccaggggggggggggcaattgaattttaattttctaagttAATTAAGTCCGTTAATAATTAcacgaaaaaataacaaaaaattgcaGACGAATATTGCACTTCCAACTGCAGGATTTATTGAGAAAATGATTCCTCGTTATGTCACAATTGTTAATTTGTATCAAAAAACCCATCTGGTCAATCCAAATGACCGAATTGGGCACCACCgaattgagaggaaaaaaattacctcccTTCTGGCTATCGTTTCGTATGATTTTCAAATTGCGTCCCtctcgaataaaaaatccaaaaacagAATATCCCCTCAGGACAGCTGTGCATCTcgtaatttttaacgaatattttttccgtGTGCATACGGCACACATGAAGTTTACAATCAAATATGACGTGAATGCAAAAAGTGAGATACTTGTGttcacattgaaaaaaaattgtgtgtaCCCTAAAAAACTTTATTAATattctcgaaaaaaatatcctgtATTGAGAAACAACTCAATAACTCCATTCACTGATGGAATTTTCCACTCACTTTCATTGGCATACAGTCATATTAATTACATCAAATAGttggaacgaaaaaaattcaataaaaaactgAGAATTCACAATAAAACAATTCTATGTTGCTGTAAAATTCCATGGTGTGGCATGAGAGCGGATGCGGAGTCAAGTGGTGgataaaacttttttttatcattttcaaaaaattcataaaattcgcACAACAATAACTCTCCCATTCCCGGTCTAGAAGATCGTTCATTCCTGTTCAACCACCCCCGGCTGAAACtcgtcaattaaaattttccaattccatTCCTACACTAAGTAGTAACAGATCGCCTCTAATGGTCCAAATTATCCTCAGTAGAACTCCAAATTTTTCGAGTGTCAGGATTTGTCAATATCAAACCTAATGACCTCCCCGAAAATGTTTCTACATATATCTTCTCTCAAATTCCCTTCTACTGGCAGCtaaacaaacaaataaaaatccattcacCGATGGTATGTTCCATTTGTTTCCATTAACGTGTATCGATGTCAATGACATCAAATgtttctaatgaaaaaaaaaatggaataaaaaatccgGGGATGTACAGTGAAAGGGA
Coding sequences within it:
- the LOC135162128 gene encoding uncharacterized protein LOC135162128 isoform X3 — protein: MKMDHVHVRAKSMARSNSTKMACEKATKRLRGTLCKATRLGVSSAEVAGLPSTKRLIPQRLDHGWRLAVFMVLMFGGGVVVALVCMAKNGCTRMEDIRLTSTK
- the LOC135162128 gene encoding uncharacterized protein LOC135162128 isoform X4, coding for MKMDHVHVRAKSMARSNSTKMACEKATKRLRGTLCKATRLGVSSAEVAGLPSTKRLIPQRLDHGWRLAVFMVLMFGGGVVVALVCMAKNGCTRMEDIKYS
- the LOC135162128 gene encoding uncharacterized protein LOC135162128 isoform X2; this translates as MKMDHVHVRAKSMARSNSTKMACEKATKRLRGTLCKATRLGVSSAEVAGLPSTKRLIPQRLDHGWRLAVFMVLMFGGGVVVALVCMAKNGCTRMEDIVAYGLAVQRPFCDISRVKL